The genomic region CCGTCATCGCCTGCGACGGGCGGGTGGTGGCCACGGCACACAACAGTGTGTGGCGCGACAACGACCCGACGGCCCATGCCGAGATCAATGCCATCCGGCGGGCGGCCCAGGCACTGGGTCGCATCGGACTGCGCGGTGCCACCATGTTCACGACCTGTGAGCCCTGCCCCATGTGCTTGGCGGCCACGCACTGGGCTAAGATTACGCGCGTGGCCTACGGTGCCACCATCGCCGATGCTGCCACGGCGGGCTTCTCGGAACTGTCCGTGGACGCGAAACGCCTGGCCAGCATGGGCGGCAGCCCCGTACAGATCGAATCGGGGCTGCTCGAAGCGGAGTGCCGCGCCTTGTTTCATCTCTGGAAAGAAGCCGGTCTCGGCCAGAGCTATTGAGGCAGCACGGCCCCATCGCTGCGGCCTATGCAGCTCAGCATTCCTGTGGATTTTGCGGATTGAACTGCTATCCTCCGTTCGAAACGGAGGTTCCATGAGGGGAATAGTGATTTCGGCGCTGCTCGTTTGTGGCCTGCTCCTTCCCGCAACGACGCAGGCGGGGTCGGCCAACCTCCATAAGGCGGCAGCCCCTAAGCGGAAGGCGGCAGCCCCTAAGCAGGCCGTGAAAAAGCCGTCGCTGGAAGACGTCCAGCAAGCGTTCGAAGTGTTCTGCCAAGATTGGATGCAAAAGCTCGCAGTGCGCGAGCATGACAACATCGCCCACATCCAGTGGAACACGAAGCCCGAAGGCGTCGAAGGCGAGTACGTGGGCTACGCCCAGGACCACACCTGCGTCGTCAAGGACGGGAGCATCGCCCCCGTAGGCAAGATCGCCTACCTGGAGGTACGCTACGAGAAGCAGGGCAAAACTGTCGAGGAGGCCAAAGAAAGCCCGGCACGCCCTCTTGAAACTACGGCGGTCACCGAGATTTTCCGTCACGACGGGGTCAAGTGGATTTACTAGCGGGCTGCGCTCAGCGTCTGTTCGGCGGGGCCGCTTTCCCTTGGGTCGCCCTTCGATGTCGCTCAGGACATGCTTCGGGCAACTACGGGTGACCCGCAACAACAAGCGCCGCACACCCAGCTCGCGAGGACCAGCCGCCTTCAACGTTTGAGCAAACGTTCTCGCCGGCAACTCTTGGACCGGTGAATTCTTTCCGGTAAGGTGCGCCGCATGCCCCAAGCGCACAAGGCGTGGGCCGGTCGTATGGCCGAGCCCACCGACCGTCTCGTCGAGTCGTTTACCACTTCGTTCCCGATTGATCGGCGACTCTACCCGTACGACATCGCCGGCAGCATCGCGCACTGCGAGATGCTGGCAAAGCAGCGCATCGTGCCGCGACGCGAGGCGCAACGGATAATCGCCGCGCTGCGCCAGATCGAGGCGGAGTTCGCCGGCGGCAGGTTCCGCGCGCTGGCGGGTGACGAGGACATTCACATGGCGGTCGAACGCCGCCTGATCGAGAAGATCGGTCCGATTGGCGGCAAGCTGCACACGGCCCGTAGCCGTAACGATCAGGTGGCGCTCGATTTGCGCCTCTTCCTCAAGGCCGAGGTCACAAACCTCCTCGGGCTGCTGCACGGCCTGCGGCGCACCCTGGCAACCGTCGCCAAACGCGACCGCGATGTGATCCTGCCCGGATACACACATCTGCAACCGGCACAGCCGGTGTTGCTGGCGCACCATTGGCTGGCGTACGCCGAGATGCTGGGCCGCGACGCCGGACGTTTGGTGGACTGCCTGCGGCGGGTGGACGTCCTCCCTCTCGGATCGGGAGCGCTGGCGGGGACGACGTTTCCGATCGACCGGACCTACGTGGCGCGCCGCCTCGGCTTCCGCCAGATATGCGCCAACAGCATGGACGCGGTGAGTGACCGTGACTTCGCGGCGGAATTTCTGGCCGCCGCCGCCATCACCGGCATGCACTTGAGCCGCCTCGCCGAAGACCTCGTTCTCTGGTCGTCGCAGGAATTCGGTTTCATCGAGTTGCCGGACGCCTTCGCCACCGGCAGCTCCATGATGCCGCAGAAGAAAAACCCCGACGTCGCGGAACTCATCCGCGGCAAGACCGGACGCCTCTACGGCAACCTCCTCGGGCTCCTGACCGTCCTCAAGGGCTTGCCGCTGACCTACAACCGCGACTTGCAGGAAGATAAAGAGCCGGTATTCGATAGCGTCGACACACTCAGCGCCAGCCTGAACTTGCTGATCGCCTTTATTCCGCGGCTGCACATCAACCGGTCCCGCATGCGGGCGGCGGCCACCGCCGGGTACACGTTGGCAACCGAGCTCGCCGATTACCTCGCCAGTAAGGGCCTGCCGTTCCGCGACGCGCACCGGACCGTCGGCGAGATCGTCCAGTACTGCATCGGCCGGAAACTCGGGCTCGAGCAACTGACGCTGGCGCAGTTGCGTTCTTTCTCTTCGCTCTTTGCCGCCGACGTCAAGAAGTGGCTCAGCGCCGAGGCCGCCGTGCGCCGGCGGCGCGCCACCGGCGGCACCGCTCCGGAAAACATCCGGCGCCAGCTCAAGAGGCTCGGCGTGTGAGTTCGGCATGCCTTCGTCCTGCCACCCGTCCCGTTCCAGTCGGATGATGCGCTCGCTCGCAGTCATCACCCTGGTGCTGGCGGCTCTGCTGCCGAGCTGCGGACGCAAGGCCCAACCACGCCCGCCGGAAGACGTGATGCCGAGGCCGATTCCCGACCTGGGCGCCAGCAACCTGGCGGACGGCATTCGACTCACGTGGGGCCGCCCGTCCATGTATGCCGACGGAACACGCATGATGGATCTGGCCGGCTTCGTGATCGAGCGTGCCGTCGGCACCGAAGCGCGCACGGTCTTCAAACGCCTCGGCGCCATCGAAGTCAGCGACCGCGACCGTTTCCGTCAGATCAAAAGCTTTCAGTACGTCGATCACGACACCGTGCCGGGAACGACCTACCAGTATCGGGTTGTATCTTTCACGCTCGATCGGTACTTTAGTTCCCCGTCCAACATCGTGACAGTGGAACGCACAGTTCCGGGCGAGGACACACATGCACTACTTCCAGCAACGCAACGGTGAACTCCACGCCGAAGGGGTGCCACTGCGTGAGCTAGCGGCCCGCGTCGGGACGCCGTGCTACGTGTACAGCCTCGCCACGCTACAGCGCCATTACCGGGTGTTCGACGAAGCCTTCGAGGCCATTCCACACCTGGTCTGCTTCTCCGTAAAGGCCAATTCCAACCTCGCGGTGCTTCGCACTTTTGTTCGGGAGGGCAGCGGCTTCGACATCGTGTCTGGCGGGGAACTCTTTCGCGCCCTGAAGGCGGGTGCCGATCCCGCCAAGATCGTCTTCTCCGGCGTCGGCAAGACGGCGCGTGAGATCCGCTATGCCCTCACCGCGGGCATCCTGATGTTCAACGTGGAGTCGCCCGCCGAGCTGGACACCATCAACACCGTGGCCGGCGAGCTGGGAGCGAAGGCACGCGTGTCTGTCCGGGTGAATCCAGACGTCGACCCGAAGACACACCCGTACATTTCGACCGGTCTGAAGAAGAGCAAGTTCGGCATCCACATCCAGCGTTCGCTCGAAGACTACCGCCGGGCGCGCGAACTGCCGCACATCGAGGTCGTCGGTGTCGATTGCCACATCGGATCGCAGTTGACGACCGTTCCGCCCTTTGTCGACGCGCTCGACCGCATCTGCGACCTGGTCACACGGCTGCAGGCGGAGCACTTCAATATCCGTTACCTCGACATGGGCGGCGGGCTCGGCATTACCTACAATGATGAGAAGCCGCCCGGGCCGCAGCAGTACGCCGCCGCCTTGGCCGAAGGCTTGCGCGATGTCGACGTCACGCTCGTGCTCGAACCCGGCCGCGTGATCGTGGGCAACGCCGGCATCCTGCTGACCAAGGTCTTGTACTGCAAGAGCACGGACGAGAAGAATTTCGTCGTCGTCGACGGCGGCATGAACGATTTGATCCGCCCTGCCCTCTACGGCTCGTATCAAGGCATCGAGCCAGTTCACGTCCGCAACGGCAAGACCTTCGTCGCCGACGTCGTCGGCCCGGTCTGCGAGAGCGGCGATTTCTTCGCCAAGGATCGTGAGCTGCCGGCGGTTGAGGCCGGGGATCTGTTGGCGGTGATGAGCGCGGGCGCCTACGGCTTCGTCATGGCATCGAACTACAACACACGGCCGCGGCCGCCGGAGGTGCTGGTCGACGGGGACAGCTTCCACATCGTGCGCGAGCGGGAAAGCTTGGAGGATCTGGTGCGCGGCGAGCATATCCCCGCGGCCTTGCGCTAAAATGGCTCGCCTGCGTTTCACCAAGATGCATGGCATCGGCAACGACTACGTTTACGTCGATTGCTTCTCGCAAACGGTCGCCGATCCCGCCGGTCTTGCTCGCCGCGTCAGCCCGCGACGCACCGGCATCGGCTCCGATGGCCTCATTCTCATCTGCCCGTCCTCGATTGCCGATTGCCGCATGGAAATGTACAACGCCGACGGCAGCCGCGGACAAATGTGCGGCAACGGTATCCGGTGCGTAGGGAAGTACGCCTACGAACACGGCTTGGCGCGCCGTGAATCGTTGCGCATCGAAACCGATGCGGGCGTCAAGCTCCTCCGCCTGCACACCGACCGCGGCGCTGTGGTCCGTGTCACCGTCGACATGGGTGAGCCGATCCTGGAGGGGCCGCGGATTCCGGTCGCCGCGGAAGGACGCGTGGTGAACGTGCCATTGCAGGTTGGCACCGACACCTACCGCATCACCTGTGTCTCCATGGGCAATCCGCACTGCGTCGTCTTTACACCTGATGTCGAAGCTCTGGCGCTGGCCCAGCTGGGACCCCAGTTCGAGCATCATCCCTTCTTCCCGCAGCGGGTGAACACGGAGTTCGTTTCGGTCCTCGCTCGCGACGCCCTACGCATGCGCGTGTGGGAACGCGGCTCGGGAGAGACGGCGGCCTGCGGGACGGGCGCCTGCGCCGCACTGGTCGCGGCAGTGTTGAACGGCAAGACGG from Candidatus Binatia bacterium harbors:
- a CDS encoding nucleoside deaminase; translated protein: MTDADYMRLAIAKAKEGIAAGQSPFGAVIACDGRVVATAHNSVWRDNDPTAHAEINAIRRAAQALGRIGLRGATMFTTCEPCPMCLAATHWAKITRVAYGATIADAATAGFSELSVDAKRLASMGGSPVQIESGLLEAECRALFHLWKEAGLGQSY
- the argH gene encoding argininosuccinate lyase — encoded protein: MPQAHKAWAGRMAEPTDRLVESFTTSFPIDRRLYPYDIAGSIAHCEMLAKQRIVPRREAQRIIAALRQIEAEFAGGRFRALAGDEDIHMAVERRLIEKIGPIGGKLHTARSRNDQVALDLRLFLKAEVTNLLGLLHGLRRTLATVAKRDRDVILPGYTHLQPAQPVLLAHHWLAYAEMLGRDAGRLVDCLRRVDVLPLGSGALAGTTFPIDRTYVARRLGFRQICANSMDAVSDRDFAAEFLAAAAITGMHLSRLAEDLVLWSSQEFGFIELPDAFATGSSMMPQKKNPDVAELIRGKTGRLYGNLLGLLTVLKGLPLTYNRDLQEDKEPVFDSVDTLSASLNLLIAFIPRLHINRSRMRAAATAGYTLATELADYLASKGLPFRDAHRTVGEIVQYCIGRKLGLEQLTLAQLRSFSSLFAADVKKWLSAEAAVRRRRATGGTAPENIRRQLKRLGV
- the lysA gene encoding diaminopimelate decarboxylase, whose protein sequence is MHYFQQRNGELHAEGVPLRELAARVGTPCYVYSLATLQRHYRVFDEAFEAIPHLVCFSVKANSNLAVLRTFVREGSGFDIVSGGELFRALKAGADPAKIVFSGVGKTAREIRYALTAGILMFNVESPAELDTINTVAGELGAKARVSVRVNPDVDPKTHPYISTGLKKSKFGIHIQRSLEDYRRARELPHIEVVGVDCHIGSQLTTVPPFVDALDRICDLVTRLQAEHFNIRYLDMGGGLGITYNDEKPPGPQQYAAALAEGLRDVDVTLVLEPGRVIVGNAGILLTKVLYCKSTDEKNFVVVDGGMNDLIRPALYGSYQGIEPVHVRNGKTFVADVVGPVCESGDFFAKDRELPAVEAGDLLAVMSAGAYGFVMASNYNTRPRPPEVLVDGDSFHIVRERESLEDLVRGEHIPAALR
- the dapF gene encoding diaminopimelate epimerase, with amino-acid sequence MRFTKMHGIGNDYVYVDCFSQTVADPAGLARRVSPRRTGIGSDGLILICPSSIADCRMEMYNADGSRGQMCGNGIRCVGKYAYEHGLARRESLRIETDAGVKLLRLHTDRGAVVRVTVDMGEPILEGPRIPVAAEGRVVNVPLQVGTDTYRITCVSMGNPHCVVFTPDVEALALAQLGPQFEHHPFFPQRVNTEFVSVLARDALRMRVWERGSGETAACGTGACAALVAAVLNGKTDRRAIVHLNGGDLDIEWNADNHVLMTGTAEEVFTGEIEP